A portion of the Vulpes vulpes isolate BD-2025 chromosome 5, VulVul3, whole genome shotgun sequence genome contains these proteins:
- the LOC112930556 gene encoding olfactory receptor 4P4-like, with protein MENRNNITEFILLGLSQKKELEVLCFLLFLLCYIAILIGNLLVMISIICSQLINHPMYFFLSFLSLADLCYTSTVTPKLIIDLLSEKKVISYNGCMTQLFTMHFFGGIEVFILTGMAYDRYVAICKPLHYTLIMSRWKCDAILAASCIGGFLHSFGQFLLAIVLPYCGPNEIDHFFCDVYPLLKLACKDTSRIGLLVVANSGLLGLVTFVVLLVSYAVILYTIRSYSAENRHKAFSTCSSHITVVVLFFAPLLFIYIRPATTLPEDKVFALFYTVFAPMLNPLIYTLRNMEMKNAIRKFWCHVMGSKDIN; from the coding sequence ATGGAAAATAGGAATAACATCACAGAATTTATTCTTTTAGGACTTTCTCAGAAAAAGGAATTAGAAGTCCTCTGCTTTTTACTGTTCTTACTCTGTTACATTGCAATTTTGATTGGAAACCTGCTTGTCATGATTTCTATCATCTGCAGTCAACTTATTAACCACCCaatgtatttcttcttgagtttCCTATCCCTGGCAGACCTTTGTTACACCTCCACTGTGACCCCCAAGTTAATCATTGACTTGCTGTCTGAAAAGAAGGTCATTTCCTACAATGGCTGCATGACACAGCTCTTTACCATGCACTTCTTTGGAGGAATTGAGGTGTTCATCCTCACCGGGATGGCCTATGACCGttatgtggccatctgcaaaccccTGCACTACACCCTCATCATGAGCCGGTGGAAATGTGATGCCATTCTTGCAGCTTCCTGTATTGGTGGATTCCTACATTCCTTCGGTCAGTTTCTCCTTGCCATCGTTTTACCCTACTGTGGCCCCAATGAAATAGATCACTTCTTCTGCGATGTGTACCCTTTGCTGAAGCTGGCCTGCAAGGATACAAGCAGAATCGGTCTTCTGGTCGTTGCCAATTCGGGACTGCTGGGTCTGGTGACTTTTGTCGTCTTGCTGGTATCATATGCTGTGATCCTATATACTATCAGGTCCTACTCTGCAGAGAATCGTCACAAAGCTTTTTCCACATGCAGTTCCCACATCACTGTGGTGGTTCTCTTTTTCGCTCCTTTACTCTTTATTTATATTCGACCAGCAACTACATTACCAGAAGACAAAGTGTTTGCTCTTTTTTATACTGTCTTTGCCCCTATGCTCAACCCTCTCATATACACACTAAGAAACATGGAGATGAAGAATGCCATAAGGAAATTTTGGTGCCACGTCATGGGAAGTAAGGACATAAACTGA
- the LOC112930610 gene encoding LOW QUALITY PROTEIN: olfactory receptor 8K3-like (The sequence of the model RefSeq protein was modified relative to this genomic sequence to represent the inferred CDS: inserted 1 base in 1 codon): METQNLTVLNEFILMGITDKPELQAPLFGLFLIIYLISVVGNLGMIILTKVDARLXTPMYFFLRHLAFTDLGYSTTVGPKMLVNFVVDQNTISYYFCAVQLAFFLVFIVSELFILTAMSYDRYVAICNPLLYPIIMSQRVCQVLVAIPYLYSTFVSLIVTIKIFNLSFCGYNVISHFYCDSLPLLSLLCSNTHETEMIILILAGFDLISSLLVVLVSYLLILVAIIKMNSAEGRLKAFSTCGSHLTVATVFYGTLIFMYVQPESSHSFDTDKVASIFYTLVIPMLNPLIYSLRNKDVKYARQRMWKKICNIFS, translated from the exons ATGGAAACTCAAAATCTAACAGTGCTCAATGAGTTCATTCTCATGGGAATCACAGACAAACCTGAGCTGCAGGCTCCACTATTTGGGCTCTTCCTCATCATCTATTTGATCTCAGTGGTGGGCAATCTGGGCATGATCATCCTCACCAAGGTGGACGCCAGAC CAacacccatgtacttcttcctcagaCACCTGGCCTTCACTGATCTGGGTTATTCAACAACTGTGGGACCCAAAATGTTAGTAAATTTTGTTGTGGATCAAAATACAATCTCCTATTATTTTTGTGCTGTACAACTAGCCTTCTTTCTTGTGTTCATTGTTAGTGAACTTTTTATTCTAACAGCTATGTCCTATGACCGCTACGTGGCCATCTGCAACCCTCTGCTCTACCCCATCATCATGTCACAAAGGGTGTGTCAGGTGCTGGTGGCAATCCCCTATCTCTACAGCACATTTGTGTCTCTTATAGTCAccataaagatttttaatttatccttcTGTGGCTACAATGTCATCAGTCATTTCTACTGTGACAGTCTCCCCTTATTGTCTTTGCTCTGCTCAAATACACATGAAACTGAAATGATTATTCTTATCTTAGctggttttgatttgatttcatcCCTTCTGGTAGTTCTTGTGTCTTACCTACTGATCCTAGTAGCCATCATCAAGATGAACTCAGCTGAGGGTCGGCTCAAGGCTTTTTCCACCTGTGGGTCCCACCTGACAGTGGCCACAGTGTTCTATGGGACtttgatatttatgtatgtgCAACCTGAGTCCAGTCATTCCTTTGACACTGATAAAGTGGCATCCATATTTTACACCCTCGTTATCCCCATGCTGAACCCCTTGATCTATAGCTTGAGgaacaaagatgtaaaatatgcAAGAcaaaggatgtggaaaaaaatatgtaatatcttttcttaa
- the LOC112930454 gene encoding LOW QUALITY PROTEIN: olfactory receptor 5J3-like (The sequence of the model RefSeq protein was modified relative to this genomic sequence to represent the inferred CDS: deleted 2 bases in 1 codon), protein MAKENFTAVTEFILLGLTDHPDLKIILFVLFLVIYAITLLGNLGMIFIIQITPKLHTPMYFFLSCLSFVDACYSSVIAPKMLISFLVVKETISFSACSVQHLFFGVFITTEGFLLSVMAYDRYVAIVNPLLYSVAMSKRTCVGLVIGSFIGGMINSLTHTVSIGRLSFCGSNVVSHFFCDVPPLLKLSCSDTTMNELLLLTFSGVIAMATFLIVIISYVFIAVAILRIRSAAGRQKAFSTCASHLTAVTIFYGTLSFSYIQPSSQYSVEQEKVVSVFYTLVIPMLNPLIYSLRNKEVKDAVKRAIEMTHFPC, encoded by the exons ATGGCCAAAGAGAATTTCACAGCTGTTACTGAATTTATTCTTTTGGGACTGACAGACCACCCTGACctgaaaattatactttttgtGTTGTTCTTGGTGATTTATGCCATTACCTTGCTGGGGAATCTGGGTATGATCTTCATAATCCAAATAACTCCCAAGCTCCACACACCCATGTACTTTTTCCTCAGCTGCCTTTCATTTGTGGATGCCTGCTATTCATCTGTTATTGCACCGAAAATGCTGATCAGCTTCTTGGTTGTGAAAGAAACCATCTCATTCTCTGCCTGCAGTGTGcaacatttgttttttggggtgtttaTCACCACAGAAGGCTTCTTGTTGTCAGTGATGGCATACGACCGTTATGTGGCCATTGTCAACCCTTTGCTTTACAGTGTAGCCATGTCTAAGAGAACATGTGTAGGGCTGGTCATTGGGTCATTCATAGGTGGAATGATTAACTCATTGACACACACAGTAAGTATAGGCAGACTGTCCTTCTGTGGGTCCAATGTTGTCAGCCACTTCTTCTGTGATGTTCCCCCACTGTTAAAACTGTCATGCTCTGATACTACCATGAATGAATTGCTGCTCTTAACTTTCTCTGGAGTCATTGCCATGGCCACCTTCTTGATTGTGATCATTTCCTACGTGTTTATTGCTGTTGCTATTCTGAGGATCCGCTCAGCAGCAGGCAGACAGAAAGCCTTCTCCACCTGTGCCTCCCACCTGACTGCT GTGACCATATTCTATGGTACTTTAAGCTTTAGCTACATACAGCCAAGTTCCCAGTATTCTGTGGAGCAGGAGAAGGTGGTGTCTGTGTTCTATACACTAGTGATTCCCATGTTAAACCCACTTATTTACAGTCTGAggaacaaagaggtaaaggatgcTGTGAAAAGGGCCATCGAAATGACACATTTCCCTTGTTAA
- the OR8K5 gene encoding olfactory receptor 8K5: MGQQNLTSVTEFILMGVTRQPGLQLPLFGVFLIIYMITVVGNLGMITLIQVDSRLHTPMYFFIKHLAFIDLGNSTVICPKMLVNFVVDQNIISYYACATQLAFFLMFIISEFFILSAMAYDRYLAICNPLLYNVIMSQRLCHMLVGIPYLYSTFQALMFTIKIFTLTFCGSNVINHFYCDDVPLLLILCSNAQEIGLLIILFSALNLISSLLVVLVSYILILTCIFQIHSTESRKKAFSTCGSHLTVVVVFYGSLLFMYMQPKSAHSFETDKMASVFYTLVIPMLNPLIYSLRNKEVKNASRRFFNNQCKLCI; the protein is encoded by the coding sequence ATGGGTCAACAGAACCTAACGTCAGTGACTGAGTTCATTCTGATGGGAGTCACACGGCAGCCTGGGCTTCAACTTCCCCTTTTTGGGGTCTTCCTCATCATCTACATGATCACAGTGGTGGGAAATTTGGGCATGATCACCTTGATCCAGGTGGACTCCCGCCTCCATAcacctatgtatttttttatcaAACACCTGGCTTTCATTGACCTTGGTAATTCTACTGTCATCTGTCCCAAGATGCTGGTAAATTTTGTTGTGGaccaaaatataatttcttattatGCATGTGCCACACAGTTGGCTTTCTTCCTTATGTTCATTATCAGTGAATTTTTCATCTTGTCAGctatggcctatgaccgctatttGGCCATCTGTAACCCTTTGCTCTACAACGTTATTATGTCCCAGAGACTTTGCCACATGCTGGTGGGCATTCCATACCTCTACAGTACCTTTCAGGCTCTAATGTTCACTATTAAGATTTTCACACTGACCTTCTGTGGATCTAATGTTATCAATCATTTCTATTGTGATGATGTTCCCTTGTTACTTATACTCTGCTCAAATGCACAAGAAATAGGATTGTTGATCATACTATTTTCAGCATTGAATTTGATCTCTTCCCTGCTGGTAGTCCTAGTGTCCTACATACTAATTCTGACATGCATATTTCAAATCCATTCTACAGAGAGCAGGAAAAAAGCTTTCTCCACATGTGGTTCTCATCTGACAGTGGTAGTTGTATTCTATGGGTCTCTGCTATTTATGTACATGCAACCCAAATCTGCCCATTCTTTTGAAACTGACAAAATGGCCTCCGTATTTTACACTTTAGTGATCCCCATGCTTAACCCCTTAATCTATAGCCTAAGgaacaaagaggtaaaaaatgCTTCCCGCAGGTTCTTTAATAATCAATGCAAACTTTGTATCTAA